The DNA sequence AGGACTGAATCGGTGCCTCTTTCTCAATGATTCCACCAGGAACATTCATCTGAGGATTTGGTTTCTGATGTTTTTTGATGATATTCACACCGGAGATCAACAGACGACCATCGGCCTGCACCTTGAGTACCTTGCCACGTTTGCCTTTATCTTTACCGGCTGTCACGATGATTTCATCATCACGTTTAATCTTGCGCATAACCCTTTCCTCGCCCCCGGCCTTACAGAACTTCAGGCGCCAGTGAGATAATTTTCATGAAACGTTCGCCGCGCAGCTCACGTGTAACCGGCCCAAAAATACGGGTACCAATCGGCGCGAGCTGCTGATTCAACAGAACAGCTGCATTGTCATCAAACTTGATCAGGCTGCCATCTTGGCGACGAACACCCTTACGGGTACGCACCACAACTGCATTCATAACCTGACCTTTTTTTACTTTGCCACGGGGTATGGCTTCTTTGACAGTTACCTTGATAATGTCACCCACGCTGGCGTAGCGGCGGTGTGAACCACCCAAAACCTTGATACACATCACCCGACGAGCACCACTGTTGTCAGCCACATCCAGAT is a window from the Porticoccus hydrocarbonoclasticus MCTG13d genome containing:
- the rplX gene encoding 50S ribosomal protein L24, translating into MRKIKRDDEIIVTAGKDKGKRGKVLKVQADGRLLISGVNIIKKHQKPNPQMNVPGGIIEKEAPIQSSNVAIYNRATSKADRVGFKVLEDGKKVRIFKSNGEAVDA
- the rplN gene encoding 50S ribosomal protein L14 — encoded protein: MIQTESYLDVADNSGARRVMCIKVLGGSHRRYASVGDIIKVTVKEAIPRGKVKKGQVMNAVVVRTRKGVRRQDGSLIKFDDNAAVLLNQQLAPIGTRIFGPVTRELRGERFMKIISLAPEVL